From the Hymenobacter yonginensis genome, one window contains:
- the moaC gene encoding cyclic pyranopterin monophosphate synthase MoaC has product MSDSAKLTHLNDAGQPAMVDVGAKQPTRRVARARSRVILGSEIMALVKEGDLPTRKGPVFQTAILAGIMGAKRTSELIPLCHPLGLDNCQVIIEVDGPDAVLIECTATVTGKTGVEMEALTGASVAALTIYDMCKALSHDILIQETRLVSKTGGKQDFHHAG; this is encoded by the coding sequence ATGTCCGACTCCGCTAAACTCACCCACCTCAACGACGCCGGCCAGCCGGCCATGGTGGACGTGGGCGCCAAACAACCGACCCGCCGTGTGGCGCGGGCCCGCAGCCGGGTGATACTCGGCTCCGAAATCATGGCTCTGGTGAAGGAAGGCGACTTGCCGACCCGCAAAGGCCCCGTGTTTCAGACGGCTATTCTTGCCGGCATCATGGGGGCAAAGCGCACCTCCGAGCTGATTCCGCTGTGCCACCCGCTGGGCCTGGATAATTGCCAGGTAATCATAGAAGTGGATGGCCCCGATGCCGTGCTGATTGAGTGTACGGCTACCGTGACCGGCAAAACCGGGGTGGAAATGGAGGCCCTCACCGGCGCGTCGGTGGCGGCCCTCACCATCTACGACATGTGCAAGGCCCTTTCGCACGACATTCTCATTCAGGAAACCCGCCTCGTCAGCAAAACCGGCGGCAAACAGGACTTCCATCATGCTGGATAA
- a CDS encoding molybdopterin molybdotransferase MoeA encodes MISVAEATRLVAATIRPLGVEHLSLSLTTGRVLREDLRADRDFPPFNRVAMDGMAVRYEALAAGQTEFRIHHTQFAGQPPQPLPEATAAVEIMTGAMLPPGVDTVIRYEDLTFRTDADGQRWATVQALPPRAGHNVHPQAADRQQGDLLVPVGTRLEPAEVAVAATVGAATVAVSRRPRIAVVSTGDELVPITEQPQAHQIRRSNAIMLQAAAEAAGARTEIFHFDDDPAALRQGLPALLAGFDAVVLSGGVSMGKADFLPEVLRELGVEQVFHEVKQRPGKPFWFGQQPGGAVVFALPGNPVSTFVNFYRYARPWLLAVQQPAGTSAAGAAPVPAVLTHPIDFKPPMTHFLLVSLEPSPDGRLLATPERAGGSGDMASLLTSSGFLELPPEQEHFPAGTVLPVWRFRG; translated from the coding sequence ATGATTTCTGTTGCTGAAGCCACCCGCCTTGTTGCCGCCACCATTCGCCCGCTGGGTGTGGAGCATCTTTCCCTGAGCCTCACCACCGGCCGCGTGCTGCGCGAGGACCTGCGCGCCGACCGGGATTTTCCGCCCTTCAACCGGGTGGCTATGGACGGCATGGCCGTGCGCTACGAGGCCTTGGCAGCGGGCCAGACGGAGTTCCGCATCCACCACACCCAGTTTGCCGGCCAGCCGCCCCAGCCGCTTCCCGAGGCCACGGCCGCCGTGGAAATCATGACTGGGGCCATGCTGCCGCCCGGCGTGGATACCGTGATTCGCTACGAGGACCTCACGTTCCGTACCGATGCCGACGGCCAGCGCTGGGCCACCGTGCAGGCGCTGCCGCCCCGGGCCGGCCACAACGTGCACCCCCAGGCCGCCGACCGCCAGCAGGGCGACTTGCTGGTGCCCGTCGGCACCCGTCTGGAACCCGCCGAAGTAGCCGTGGCCGCCACCGTAGGCGCTGCCACCGTGGCCGTGTCGCGGCGGCCGCGGATAGCCGTGGTGAGCACCGGCGACGAGCTGGTGCCCATCACCGAGCAGCCCCAGGCTCACCAGATCCGCCGCTCCAACGCCATCATGCTCCAGGCCGCCGCCGAAGCCGCCGGGGCCCGCACCGAAATCTTCCACTTCGACGACGACCCTGCCGCCTTGCGCCAGGGTTTGCCCGCCCTGCTGGCCGGCTTCGATGCAGTGGTGCTCAGCGGGGGCGTGTCGATGGGCAAAGCTGATTTTCTGCCGGAAGTGCTGCGGGAGCTGGGCGTGGAGCAGGTATTTCACGAGGTGAAGCAGCGGCCGGGCAAACCGTTCTGGTTCGGGCAGCAGCCCGGTGGGGCGGTGGTGTTTGCGCTGCCCGGCAACCCGGTGTCCACGTTCGTGAACTTCTACCGCTACGCCCGGCCCTGGCTGCTGGCCGTACAGCAGCCCGCCGGCACCTCGGCCGCCGGAGCCGCGCCCGTGCCCGCCGTCCTCACCCACCCCATCGACTTCAAGCCGCCCATGACGCACTTCCTGCTGGTGAGCCTGGAGCCTAGCCCCGATGGCCGCCTGCTGGCCACCCCCGAGCGGGCCGGCGGCTCCGGCGATATGGCCAGCCTGCTCACCTCCAGCGGCTTCCTGGAGCTACCGCCGGAACAGGAACATTTCCCCGCAGGCACGGTGCTGCCGGTGTGGCGGTTTCGGGGGTAG
- a CDS encoding putative signal transducing protein, producing the protein MFDEPTDQPIVLLASFANTISAHLAKNQLDAAGIPSFLSNENRPYGPISGGVRLHVRQPDLAAAQELLDASRPTMHALASSDDEEAPATVRCPRCHHPDVVCRHQPQPQDNLFVKLRLWLLAPEKPQCHCFQCGLDFEA; encoded by the coding sequence ATGTTCGACGAGCCCACTGACCAGCCCATTGTGCTGCTGGCCTCCTTCGCCAACACCATCTCGGCGCATCTGGCCAAAAATCAGCTGGATGCCGCCGGCATCCCGAGCTTCCTGAGCAACGAAAACCGGCCCTACGGCCCCATATCCGGCGGCGTACGCCTGCACGTGCGCCAGCCCGACCTAGCCGCCGCCCAGGAACTGCTGGACGCCAGCCGCCCCACCATGCACGCTCTGGCCAGCTCCGACGACGAGGAAGCCCCCGCCACAGTCCGCTGCCCCCGTTGCCATCACCCCGACGTAGTGTGCCGCCACCAGCCCCAGCCCCAGGACAACCTGTTCGTAAAGCTGCGCCTGTGGCTGCTGGCCCCCGAGAAGCCCCAGTGCCACTGCTTCCAGTGCGGGCTGGATTTTGAAGCGTAG
- a CDS encoding MFS transporter small subunit yields MEPRTQNSNADATPSSTGALVIAWLFVGVPLAWGVSQTFIKALALFK; encoded by the coding sequence ATGGAACCAAGAACGCAGAATTCCAACGCCGACGCCACGCCCAGCTCCACTGGCGCGCTGGTGATTGCCTGGCTGTTTGTAGGCGTGCCGCTGGCCTGGGGCGTTTCCCAGACCTTCATCAAGGCCCTGGCCCTGTTTAAGTAG
- a CDS encoding L-lactate MFS transporter, which yields MAEDSLLDRSRTVAGPGYNRWLVPPAALAVHLAIGQAYAFSVFKKPLGALISGNPDAPAPADWTPGQLGVIFSIAIVLLGLSAAIFGKWLERVGPRKAMMASALCFGGGFFIAALGVHLHSIWLVYFGYGFVGGIGLGIGYISPVSTLIKWFPDRKGVATGMAIMGFGGGAMIGSPLAVTLMDHFKAAGTGSLGVAATFLAMGVIYLLFMQFGVWTIRVPADDWKPEGYTPSTDHNALITTGNVTADNAIKTPQFWLLWVVLCMNVTAGIGVLETASPLIQESFSDAAMGAGRGVTAAAAAGFVGLLSLFNLLGRFFWSSASDKLGRKTTYAIYFGLGILLYALIPTLGAGAQLTLFVVVSCVILTMYGGGFATIPAYLSDLFGKLQVGAIHGRLLTAWSTAGVLGPVIVNYLHGSAKDKGLVGAAAYQSVFYTMAVLLVVGLIANFLVKPVAERYFEKEPAKKTVA from the coding sequence ATGGCAGAAGATTCTTTACTGGACCGTAGCCGCACCGTAGCCGGCCCCGGCTACAACCGCTGGCTGGTGCCGCCGGCCGCGCTGGCAGTGCACCTGGCCATCGGGCAGGCATATGCCTTCAGCGTGTTCAAAAAGCCCCTGGGCGCCCTCATCAGCGGCAACCCCGACGCCCCGGCCCCGGCCGACTGGACGCCCGGGCAGCTGGGCGTAATCTTCTCCATTGCCATTGTGCTGCTGGGCCTTTCGGCCGCCATTTTTGGTAAGTGGCTGGAGCGCGTTGGGCCGCGCAAGGCCATGATGGCGTCGGCGCTGTGCTTTGGCGGCGGCTTCTTCATTGCCGCGCTGGGCGTGCACCTGCACAGCATCTGGCTGGTGTATTTCGGCTACGGCTTCGTGGGCGGCATCGGGCTGGGCATCGGCTATATCTCGCCGGTGAGCACCCTGATCAAGTGGTTTCCCGACCGCAAGGGCGTGGCCACGGGCATGGCCATCATGGGCTTCGGCGGTGGCGCTATGATTGGCTCGCCGCTTGCCGTTACGCTCATGGACCACTTCAAGGCGGCTGGTACCGGCTCGCTGGGCGTGGCCGCTACGTTCCTGGCCATGGGGGTTATCTATTTGCTGTTCATGCAGTTCGGCGTCTGGACCATTCGGGTGCCTGCCGACGACTGGAAGCCGGAGGGCTATACGCCTTCCACCGACCACAACGCCCTCATCACCACCGGCAACGTAACGGCCGACAACGCCATCAAGACGCCGCAGTTCTGGCTGCTGTGGGTGGTGCTGTGCATGAACGTGACGGCCGGTATCGGCGTGCTCGAAACGGCTTCACCACTCATTCAGGAGTCGTTTTCGGATGCCGCTATGGGCGCCGGACGCGGCGTAACGGCGGCGGCCGCTGCCGGCTTCGTGGGTTTGCTGAGCTTGTTCAATTTGCTGGGCCGCTTCTTCTGGTCGTCGGCTTCGGATAAGCTGGGCCGCAAAACCACGTATGCCATCTACTTCGGCCTGGGCATTCTGCTCTACGCCCTGATTCCGACCCTGGGCGCCGGCGCCCAGCTGACGCTGTTTGTGGTGGTGTCCTGCGTGATTCTGACCATGTACGGCGGTGGTTTCGCCACCATCCCGGCCTACCTCTCCGACCTGTTCGGCAAGCTGCAGGTGGGCGCCATCCACGGGCGTCTGCTCACGGCCTGGAGTACGGCCGGCGTACTCGGCCCCGTGATTGTGAACTACCTGCACGGCAGCGCCAAAGACAAAGGCCTAGTGGGCGCGGCGGCATATCAGTCGGTGTTCTACACCATGGCAGTGCTGCTGGTGGTGGGCCTGATTGCCAACTTCCTGGTGAAACCTGTCGCCGAGCGGTATTTTGAGAAGGAGCCCGCCAAAAAAACAGTGGCCTAA
- a CDS encoding N-acetylmuramoyl-L-alanine amidase, giving the protein MRKALERISAARWLALLLWLGANPAAAQRPIKTAETVPGGELWLSPGDQLQVRLTGEPGGRATFLNGRPLIELPPEQAGGQRGIYQGSYTITAADTLGGSAGRPLWLHLRLPDGRHDSLATAAPVRVLSPDQPQLALTQGGLAYLNYGLGEDRLGGAKLGYLDSLVVLHVVGRAAGQYRVQLAAGQHAWVPAEVVRLLPPGGFVPATLTGSWSVQGDSLYDYVRLPLSQRLPYRTQLLQNPTRLVVDVFGATSNTNWITQRAGLQELGDVYYEQPQPDVFRMVLPLRHRQSWGYHVGYVRNTLVVQVARPPAKLRLKGLLVAIDAGHGGTNTGAATPAGIREKDLTLSIARQLQQELERRGARVLMTRTDDRTVDNGDRVLLLRQRRPALLVSIHVNSAGSAAARGTAAFYRYVAFRPLAAALYQRMQAETGLPGWGLVGNFNFGLNGPTEYPNALVETAFLSNPEDEKVLTDPAAQRRMAQAMAAGVQDFLQASRAKGLRGWLLRQPARE; this is encoded by the coding sequence ATGCGAAAAGCTCTTGAAAGGATTTCTGCCGCCCGATGGCTGGCTCTGCTGCTATGGTTGGGGGCCAATCCGGCGGCGGCCCAGCGCCCGATAAAAACGGCGGAAACTGTGCCCGGCGGTGAGTTATGGCTCAGCCCCGGCGACCAGCTGCAGGTGCGCCTGACCGGCGAACCGGGCGGGCGGGCCACGTTCCTGAACGGCCGGCCGCTGATTGAGCTGCCGCCCGAACAAGCAGGCGGGCAGCGCGGCATCTACCAGGGCAGCTACACCATCACCGCTGCCGACACCCTCGGCGGCTCCGCCGGCCGGCCCCTGTGGCTGCACCTGCGCCTGCCCGACGGCCGCCACGATTCCCTGGCCACCGCCGCGCCCGTGCGGGTACTCAGCCCCGACCAACCCCAGCTGGCCCTCACCCAGGGCGGGCTGGCCTACCTGAACTATGGCCTGGGTGAAGACCGGCTGGGCGGCGCCAAGCTCGGCTACCTCGACTCGCTGGTGGTGTTGCACGTGGTAGGGCGGGCTGCGGGCCAGTACCGCGTGCAGCTGGCGGCCGGCCAGCACGCGTGGGTGCCCGCTGAAGTGGTGCGTCTGCTGCCGCCGGGTGGCTTCGTGCCGGCCACGCTCACCGGCTCGTGGAGTGTGCAGGGCGACTCGCTCTACGACTACGTGCGCCTGCCGCTCAGCCAGCGCCTGCCCTACCGCACCCAGTTGCTCCAGAACCCCACCCGGCTGGTCGTGGATGTGTTCGGGGCCACGTCCAACACCAACTGGATAACGCAGCGCGCCGGCCTGCAGGAGCTGGGCGACGTGTATTACGAGCAGCCCCAGCCCGACGTGTTTCGGATGGTTCTGCCGCTGCGGCACCGCCAAAGCTGGGGCTACCACGTAGGCTACGTGCGCAATACGCTGGTGGTGCAGGTGGCGCGCCCGCCAGCCAAACTGCGCCTGAAGGGCTTGCTGGTCGCCATCGACGCCGGCCACGGCGGCACCAACACCGGCGCGGCCACCCCGGCCGGAATCCGTGAAAAAGACCTCACGCTCTCCATTGCCCGGCAGCTACAGCAGGAGCTGGAGCGCCGCGGCGCTCGTGTCCTCATGACCCGCACCGACGACCGCACTGTGGACAACGGCGACCGGGTGCTGCTGCTGCGCCAGCGTCGGCCCGCGCTGCTGGTGAGCATCCACGTGAATTCGGCGGGCAGCGCGGCGGCACGGGGTACGGCGGCTTTCTACCGCTACGTGGCGTTTCGGCCGCTGGCGGCGGCGCTCTACCAGCGCATGCAGGCCGAGACCGGCCTGCCGGGCTGGGGGCTGGTCGGCAATTTCAACTTTGGCCTGAATGGCCCCACCGAGTACCCCAACGCACTGGTGGAAACGGCCTTTCTCTCCAACCCGGAAGACGAAAAGGTGCTGACCGACCCCGCCGCCCAGCGCCGCATGGCGCAGGCCATGGCCGCCGGGGTGCAGGATTTTCTGCAGGCCTCGCGCGCAAAGGGCCTGCGCGGCTGGCTGCTGCGCCAGCCGGCCCGGGAGTAG